From Sporolactobacillus pectinivorans:
AAAATTGTTAACAAGTTATTATATAGTAAAAATACGAGAATGGGAGTTAAAGTTGTGGAATATATTCAAAATATTAAACGCATTCGACGTGGATTGGGACTAACTCAGCAGGAACTTGCAGGACCGGGCTTAAGCAGAAGCATGATTAGTTTGATCGAAAGCGGCAGGAGCGTCCCGTCACTAAAAACTTTACAGATCATTGCTGATAAATTAGGTGTGCCGGTGCAAAACTTAATGGAAGATGAGCCACATAATCAACATGAGATAAAGTTAACCGTCAGTGATGAAATTATCCAAAAGAGAATATCGGTTTGCAAAGCACTTCTTAAGGCTAAAAAGCTGAATGAGGCAGAAAAACTTTTATCAGAAACGGCTCAGCTAACAAAGAATAATGTATTTGCCCGCGGACTTCTATTGAAAGAAAAAGGGATGATTGCTTTCGAACGGAAAGATTTTACTCAAGCCATTAATGCCTTTGAAGAGGCTTTGCTATATATAACTCCTGATCATGTTGAAGAATTAATGGAAATATATTGTCAGCTGGCAGAGACTTACCGAAATAACGGAAACTACGTATTGGCCATTGAAAATGCGTTATATGGAAATATCATAACGAAAACGAAACAAATACAAACTGATCCCCTGATTCAATTAAAGCTGTATTATAATTTGGCTAATTGTTACTGTCGACAGAAAGAATTTCACAGGGGACTTGAAGTGATTAATCAGGCTTTAAAAGTAATGAAAGAAACCAAGATGACCTATCTTGAAGGCAACTTTTATATACTTAAAGGGTCGTCGGAGTCTTACTTTGGAGACCATAATGCGGCATTGAAATCGGACCAAACAGCGCTTTCGCTTTTTCAGGTGGAAGAAGATGAAAAAAATCGGCAACGAATCATGGGATGCTTGGTTAATTTGGGGATTGACTATCGTTTCCTGAAAAAATTTAACCAATCATACGCTATGCTGTTAAGAAGCTATAAAATGATGGAAGAAGGCTGGCCCGAAGTTTCTCTGAAAAATGTTATTTATGAGCTTTCCTTAACCTTGGTTTATCTTGATAAGTATGATGAGGCGCAGAACTGGATAGCGAAGGGATTAGATATCCAGACCGATGAAAATTCAATGAACGGAAAACTCACGTATATTGCTGCTTTAATCTGTTTTCATCAGAACGAGCTGCAGGCTGCCAAACGTTCTGCTGACAGAGCGCAAACACTGCTGGGCGGTAACGCTTATTGGGAAGGGAAATGCCTGAAGCTAAAAGGAGAAATTCTCTTCAAAGAAGGTCAAAACGCAGAGGCCTATAGAATTGCAGACGAAGCACTGGATGCGCAATTAAAGGAGAGAGATAAAATATATTTTGAAGAATGAGCACTTATTATTATTTTTCGAAATAAATACTTTAAAGAATATTTTACGATTAAAAGAAACTGGGGAGAGAATTTAATTTTCTTTCTCCAGTTTCTTCATCTTTAAAAAGTTTGAGATAGTTTTATACAAGAAAGGATTATATTATTTGGGTAGAAATCTAGTAACCATTTAATTTTTAATAACTACTTAAAAGGGGTATCAAGTCATTCGCAGCCGGGCTGCCTATCCCAGTTACTTCATCATAACCTGGCTTCGCGGTATAACCATTACTTCCTGATGTGATGTCATGAAAGTCGGTCGTGTAGCCGCTGCTTCCGGTTGGACCGGCGATGCTATAAATAGCGCCTAACGCTTGCGCACTTGATAGCGGCTGCAAACGTCCTTGGTCAGCCAGCGCGATTAATGCACCCCATGCCGGAGCACTGAAACTTGTCCCACCGACTTGGAACCATCCCGATTGCCCTTGATTTGGTGTACTGGTATAAACATATACTCCGGTATTTGGGTCGGCATCGAACGCCACATCCGGTATACCTCTATTGGATCCAACCACATTTGACCAGCCTGTTTGGAAGTTTGGAATACTTTCGTAAGTACTCGTTGCTCCTCCAGAACCCGACCAGGCAGATTCGCTGCTGTATGACCCATCAGCTGCCAGATATAAGGAAGTTCCCCCAACCGAAACGACATTGGGCGAAGCTGCGGGCCAGGAGCTTCCCTCACCATTGTCACCGGAAGAGGCTAAATAAGTGATTCCGCTATGGTTAAAATGACTGTCGTACGAAGTTTCGGATGAAAATTCGGATCCTCCCCAGCTGTTTGAAACTACGGTTGCACCGTGAGCTGTCGCATAATCAATGCCTGCGAGTAAATCAGTAAGGGACGCTGACTTTGTCGCGACCACTAATATTTGTGCATCCGGAGCGAGGGCGTGAGCCCATTCGGCATCCAATGATGTTTCAAGAGCCCAGCCGCCATTAGTACTTGGCTTTCCTTGAGGATACGCCTCAGTAATGTTTGCACTCGACAGGCCAAACTGTTGATCAAATGTGCTCAAGTCGGCTTGGATCGTCGGGCTGCCATAAGCATCGACGACGGCAATAGTCTGGCCGGCTCCTGTCTGACTCAACTGATTAATTCCATAAGCGCTTCTAATCTGCGACGGGTCATAAACATTGGAAACAACGTTAGGCTTTATTCCACTAGAGATGTGTTTGAAATGCAGCGGATGATGGGCAACCCATCCACTAGGTATTGAGGGTGACGCTGCCGCTTTCGCATTGGCGAAAATGGGTGTCTCAGTGAATAGAACAAATAGCACAGCCAAAAAAACCATTCCGAATGCCTTGGAGATCCGTTTCATCTACTTTCCCTCCTAGATTGATAGTTTAATTTATTCTGATATTATTAATCGGAATAAATTTCAAAATCAATAATATCACGATATTCGTAAAAAAACCATCGAAAAATGTTATCAATACCATTCATAGATAGTAATAGTGATTATATTGGCTTAGTATAAACTGACGATTTTAATGAATAATTTTAAAAGAAAGAAAAATTAATAATAGCTAAATGGGTAAAAAGTACTTTAATCGGGGGAAAAAGAATATTGGTTTGATCCGGCCGAACTTAGCAACCTGACTCATTATTTTGACGGTATCAAAGGAATGGTGATTAACGGCGGGCAGTGTTTACACTTTTCTTTTCTGTACCCTTTGAGAAAAACCGTCAACTTTTTTGAGAAACAAAAGGAAAATGCTCGATTTAACTCAAAGAAGGGAGGCTCTCTATTAAAAATCCAATCCGGCATTCAAAATGAAACACGATTATATTTCTGCTATGAGTCGAAAGAGGTTATACTGTTTTTATTAAATAACAATCAACATTAAGAAAAGAAAGACACAGACTAATGAGTTTCAAGATGGGAGGAACGTACTTTGATCAGTATAGATCCTGCAACTCTCTCTGTGAGAGAGAACTATAAATTTTTATCAGGCAGTATTATTCCCAGACCGGTCGCATTCGTGACCACCCAGTCGCTGACAGGAGTCTTGAATGCCGCCCCGTTTAGCTACTTCAATATTGTCACAGAAGAACCGCCGATGATTTCTGTCTCAGTACAACGATCAGGCGGAAAAATGAAAGATACATCTAGAAATGCGGCTGAACAGAAAGAATTTGTTGTTCACATCTCAGATGAGACCTATATTGATCAAATAAATAAAACAGCGAAACCTTTGCCATCGGATGAAAGCGAGATTGAATATTCCGGACTCACTCCCATTGATAGCACAATGATAAATGTCTCGGGAGTGAAGGAAGCAAGCATTCGGATGGAGTGCATTCTTGAGAAAATCTTACCGCTTGGAGGGACGGGAGATCATCCTTCATGTGATCTGTTAATCGGACGCATCGTTCATTACCACATTAGAGAAGATTTATACAGGAACGGGCGAATTGACCCTTCAGGGTTAAAACCAGTTAGCAGGCTGGCGGGAAGTTCTTACGCTAAGCTGGGAGAAATCTTTGATTTGACTCGACCAGTGTAAGCATTTAATCATCCGTTCATAAGCAAACGGTGTGATTTTGTTTGTATTTGTATCAGAAAAATTATTGAGTGAGTCAATCCGTATTTACTGTGCTGGTTATTGCGATTGCCTAATTTGTACGCGGCCGATGAAAGCTTTTTTAGCAGACATGATATCTCTAAAACCATCAAAAATGGCTCGACGATGGCCACCTCGAATAGCAAATCTGCTTTGCGATTGAGCTGGGTCAGCTAGAGATTAACTGTCTGGAAATATATCAACCGTTATTGGGAAATATCGATTTTCATAAGAATAGACTAGCAGTGATGATAAAGACCCCGAAAACCTTGATAACCGAGGATTTTCGGGGTTTCCGTTTTTTTATAGGGCGCTTCATTACTTCATCAGGAAGATACTCGTATCAAAGGAGGCCCTTTACCGTCTCCCGTTCATTTTCATGGCCGGCGGTTAATCCGACCGTAAAGTCACGAATCAGATCATCCGGATCTTCCAGACCAACCGATAGACGGAGCAGACCATTGCCGATGCCGGCCTTGATTCGTTCTTCTTCTGAAAGTTCAGCATGAGACATCTTTGGCGGGTAGGAGAGAATTGATTCGACCGCGCCAAGGCTGACTGCGAAAACAGGCAGGGATACGTGATTGACAAAGCATCGTGCAGCTGCTTCATCTTTTAATTCAAAAGAAAGAACGGCTCCGCCTGAACCGGCCTGCACCATCTGAAGATCGGATCCGGGATGTCCGGGTAGGCCGGGATAATAGACCGTTTTTACTTCCGGCCTTGCTGAGAAAAATGAAGCAATTTTCAAGGCGGATTCCGCAGATTTACGGAAGCGGACATCGAGTGTTTTCAGTCCTCTCAGCAAGAGCCAAGAATCCTGAACACCGAGAACCGCACCCAGTGCATTTTGCAGAAAATAAATTTTCTCTGCCAGTTCCTTGTTCCCGGCGACTGCCAAACCGGCCACAACGTCACTATGCCCGGAAATAAATTTGGTGGCGCTGTGTAAAACAAGGTCGGCACCCAGCTCAAGCGGACGCTGAAAGACAGGGGTCATAAATGTATTGTCAACGAATGTATAACATCGATGGGCTTTGGCGATTTCCGAAACAGCATGAATGTCTGTGACTTTAAGTGTCGGATTTGAAGGAGTTTCAACATAAATCACTTTTGTATTCGGACGGATCGCCTGTTCGACCTGGTCGAGATTTGAAGTATCAACAAAAGTATGGTCAATGCCAAACCGGCCCAGTATCTGAGTCAGAATCCGGAAGGTCCCTCCATAGACGTTTTTCGGAACGATGGCGTGATCACCTGTGGAAAGCAGCAGGAAAGCTGTGGATATTGCTGCCATTCCGGAAGCGAAGGCAAAACCTTGGACGCCGCCTTCCAGCGACGCAATCGCTTTTTCCAGAGCTTCGCGTGTCGGATTGCCGGATCGGCTGTAATCATACTTTCCAAAGTGGTCGAAGTCTTTTTGATGAAAAGTCGATGACAAATAGACCGGAACATTAGCTGCACCCGTCTGCGGATCGACGGAAACGGTATTCCGGATCAACCGGGTAGAAAACTGGAAAGAATCAGTCATGGATCGTCACTCCCTTTTTCAGTGATTGAAAGGCCTGATCCAGATCCTGAATCAGATCTTCCGAATTTTCAATGCCTGTGGACAGGCGAAGAAGCGTATTAGTCAAGCCGTACTTGAGCCGCAGCGCTTCAGGAATATCGGCATGGGTCTGCGTCGTCGGGTAAGTGATCAGACTTTCCACTCCGCCCAGACTCTCGGCAAAGGTGATCAGCTTAAGACCCTTTAGAAAGGGTTCAACGTAAGATTGCTTGCTGATTTCGAAGCTGACCATCCCTCCTTTTCCCGGATAAATAACGTTTGTGACGAGAAGTTGTTCCTTCAGGTAGCTGACAATCTGTTTGGCATTGGCTTCATGCTGCTTCATGCGCAGAGCCAGCGTTTTCAAACCCCTAATCAACAGCCATGAGCTGAACGGATCAAGCACAGGTCCATAGGAATTGTGGCTGATCCTCAGTTTCTCAGTAATCTTTAAGGAGTTGGAAACAACCAGTCCTGCGAGCACATCGTTGTGCCCTGCCAGATACTTGGTGCCACTATGCACAACGATGTCGGCTCCTTCTGAGATTGGCTTCTGAAGAATCGGCGTGTAAAAAGTATTATCAACAATCAGTAACGCCTGACTTTTTTTTGCGATATATGAAATCCGGGACAGGTCAACCTCATGCATCAGCGGATTAGTCGGTGTTTCAATAAAAATAGCTTTTGTTTCTGCCTTAATCAGCGAAGACAGTTCCTCATAACTTTCACCATCCCAGTACGAGAACAAAATGTGGTATTGATTGGCGAGAATCTCAAATAACCGGTATGTTCCGCCGTAAAGGTCGCGTGAAGCGATGATGTGGTCTCCGCTGCTGAACAGTGAGAAAACAAGCTGTATGGCGCTCATTCCAGAACTACAGGCAAAACCCTCTTCTCCGCCTTCGATGTCGGCAATCGCTTTTTCGAGAATGGACCGTGTCGGATTTCCGGTCCGAGTGTAGTCGTAACCTTTTGATATACCAATCCCGCTGTGCCGGTAGGCCGTGGATAAATAGATTGGAACGCTCACAGCGCCCAGTTCGTCAAAACCATTCCCTATTTGTGTCAGTTTGGTTTCTACTCTGTACTCAGACATATTTTGATTACCCCTCTCATTTCATTGTTTGGTAATGATGCAGGAAAGCTTCGAGAAAGACAGCCGGATTTA
This genomic window contains:
- the metC gene encoding cystathionine beta-lyase translates to MTDSFQFSTRLIRNTVSVDPQTGAANVPVYLSSTFHQKDFDHFGKYDYSRSGNPTREALEKAIASLEGGVQGFAFASGMAAISTAFLLLSTGDHAIVPKNVYGGTFRILTQILGRFGIDHTFVDTSNLDQVEQAIRPNTKVIYVETPSNPTLKVTDIHAVSEIAKAHRCYTFVDNTFMTPVFQRPLELGADLVLHSATKFISGHSDVVAGLAVAGNKELAEKIYFLQNALGAVLGVQDSWLLLRGLKTLDVRFRKSAESALKIASFFSARPEVKTVYYPGLPGHPGSDLQMVQAGSGGAVLSFELKDEAAARCFVNHVSLPVFAVSLGAVESILSYPPKMSHAELSEEERIKAGIGNGLLRLSVGLEDPDDLIRDFTVGLTAGHENERETVKGLL
- a CDS encoding helix-turn-helix domain-containing protein, which gives rise to MEYIQNIKRIRRGLGLTQQELAGPGLSRSMISLIESGRSVPSLKTLQIIADKLGVPVQNLMEDEPHNQHEIKLTVSDEIIQKRISVCKALLKAKKLNEAEKLLSETAQLTKNNVFARGLLLKEKGMIAFERKDFTQAINAFEEALLYITPDHVEELMEIYCQLAETYRNNGNYVLAIENALYGNIITKTKQIQTDPLIQLKLYYNLANCYCRQKEFHRGLEVINQALKVMKETKMTYLEGNFYILKGSSESYFGDHNAALKSDQTALSLFQVEEDEKNRQRIMGCLVNLGIDYRFLKKFNQSYAMLLRSYKMMEEGWPEVSLKNVIYELSLTLVYLDKYDEAQNWIAKGLDIQTDENSMNGKLTYIAALICFHQNELQAAKRSADRAQTLLGGNAYWEGKCLKLKGEILFKEGQNAEAYRIADEALDAQLKERDKIYFEE
- a CDS encoding PLP-dependent transferase, producing MSEYRVETKLTQIGNGFDELGAVSVPIYLSTAYRHSGIGISKGYDYTRTGNPTRSILEKAIADIEGGEEGFACSSGMSAIQLVFSLFSSGDHIIASRDLYGGTYRLFEILANQYHILFSYWDGESYEELSSLIKAETKAIFIETPTNPLMHEVDLSRISYIAKKSQALLIVDNTFYTPILQKPISEGADIVVHSGTKYLAGHNDVLAGLVVSNSLKITEKLRISHNSYGPVLDPFSSWLLIRGLKTLALRMKQHEANAKQIVSYLKEQLLVTNVIYPGKGGMVSFEISKQSYVEPFLKGLKLITFAESLGGVESLITYPTTQTHADIPEALRLKYGLTNTLLRLSTGIENSEDLIQDLDQAFQSLKKGVTIHD
- a CDS encoding flavin reductase family protein is translated as MISIDPATLSVRENYKFLSGSIIPRPVAFVTTQSLTGVLNAAPFSYFNIVTEEPPMISVSVQRSGGKMKDTSRNAAEQKEFVVHISDETYIDQINKTAKPLPSDESEIEYSGLTPIDSTMINVSGVKEASIRMECILEKILPLGGTGDHPSCDLLIGRIVHYHIREDLYRNGRIDPSGLKPVSRLAGSSYAKLGEIFDLTRPV
- a CDS encoding S53 family peptidase, whose amino-acid sequence is MKRISKAFGMVFLAVLFVLFTETPIFANAKAAASPSIPSGWVAHHPLHFKHISSGIKPNVVSNVYDPSQIRSAYGINQLSQTGAGQTIAVVDAYGSPTIQADLSTFDQQFGLSSANITEAYPQGKPSTNGGWALETSLDAEWAHALAPDAQILVVATKSASLTDLLAGIDYATAHGATVVSNSWGGSEFSSETSYDSHFNHSGITYLASSGDNGEGSSWPAASPNVVSVGGTSLYLAADGSYSSESAWSGSGGATSTYESIPNFQTGWSNVVGSNRGIPDVAFDADPNTGVYVYTSTPNQGQSGWFQVGGTSFSAPAWGALIALADQGRLQPLSSAQALGAIYSIAGPTGSSGYTTDFHDITSGSNGYTAKPGYDEVTGIGSPAANDLIPLLSSY